The following nucleotide sequence is from Phacochoerus africanus isolate WHEZ1 chromosome 6, ROS_Pafr_v1, whole genome shotgun sequence.
ttatgtatttctcTTTGCATGCTCTCAACAATCCCATGATTATTTCCCCAACTAGATTGTAAACTTctgtgattttaaatttaatctctTCTCCTAAAAACCTGCATGGTATTAGGTATGTAACTTTCTACACAGGATAAAGTCTATGCCAATACTGACAATGCTCTGTGTAGGTGGATGAAATCTCTCGGCgtttaatttgggaaaaaaacctgaagcaTATTTCCATCCATAATCTTGAGGCCTCTCTTGGGGTTCATACGTATGAACTGGCCATGAACCACTTGGGCGATATGGTGAGTTGAGCCTCAGCTCCTGGTCTATCTGCCCTGTTTGCCTTGGTTCCTTGCTTATGCctggcttctttcttctttgtaccAGACCAGTGAAGAAGTGGTTCAGAAGATGACTGGACTCAAAGTACCCCCCTCTTATTCCCGCAGTAATGACACCCTTTATATCCCAGACTGGGAAGGCAGAACCCCAGACTCTATTGATTATCGGAAGAAAGGATATGTTACTCCTGTCAAAAACCAGGTACCCTCTTTTCTCTTGGGTGTGAGTATATAAGCTGGCATGActgcttcctttttctgtttctttatcttaAGGTAAGAGGACACCAGGAGAGAGGGCAAAGAATTAATTTACCTCTTCCCatgctaagagaataaataaaacctattCTGTTATTTAActcatcagcatttttttttttttggctgtcctgtgacatgtggaggtccctggccagagatcagacctgacctgagctgcagctgcagcaatgccagatccttaacctactgtgcctggcctaggattgaacctgcatcccagggttcccaagatgccacagatcctgttgctccacagcaggaacacctcatcacctatttttgtacttttaggtTATTTCTGGTTTGTCTATTTTTATAAGTGGTATTGCTGTAAGCACCTGTGTGCATATATTttgtacacatatacaaatatttatgcaaaataaatcctaaaattGGAATCAATAGGTCAGAGGGAATCGTCCCAAAAAAGTTTTTACAATCTTACATTCTTACCAGCGTGAGAATGTCAGTTTTCCCACAACCTTAACTATGCTGATTACATCAACCAGATGAACAGCTGATTtagcatttattcaacaaactcatttttttttcagaacctaCCAGATATAGTTCTAGGCAACAGAGATTCAAGATGACTAAGAATATAACCAGTGTCCTCAAGAAATCCCCaaccttaaaaaatagaaaggacaggaaagaaagaaaaatggataatcTAGCTGAGCAAACACTAATAACAATAGCTAGCACTTTTTGagagactattattattatatgtagTAGTTCATCCTttacatgaattaattttttaatccttATAATCCCATTAAGTATATTGTTATTATCCACAATTTACACATAAGGAgagtgaggcacagagatgttTAGTAATTTACTCAAGGTCATATTCTATTGCACAGGCAATGCAGATGGCCCTCTCCTTCTGATGGTTCAccttatgatttttttgtcttcatgATGGTGTGAAAGTGATAGGCATTCCACAGAAACTGTACttcaaattttgaaatttgaacatttcccaggctagtgataaGTGGTATGATGTCATCTCTTAATGCTGGGCTGTGGCAGTGAGCCACCACTCCCAGTGAGTCACGTGATCCTGAGGGTAAATGACCAGTACCCTTACAGTCATTCTGCTTCTCACTTTCAGTATTCAGTAGATGACATGACCTAGTCAACATGTTATTATAAAACAGACCttatgttagatgattttgcccatcTTTAGGCTACCCTAAGTGTTCTGAGTATGTTTAAAGTAGGCTAGGCTCAGCTATAATGTTCAGTATATTAGaggtattaaatgcattttcaaattaCTATGTTTTCAATTTATAATGGATTTATTGGAGGAAGATCTGTATTCTCTTCTGCTTTAGTACAGCTAATGGTAACAATAGTGACAACAATTATCAATAACAGCAATAGAACAATGCAATAAATGCTAAATGAAGGGAAATAGGAATACTTCATAGCAAAGGGGACAGGTGCtagaatttataaaatgtatagaaTTTCATAGGACAGGTAGAAGGAATAAACAAAGTATGACAACAATGACTGATAATTTCTCTGCTATGTCTCTCAGGGTCAGTGTGGTTCCTGTTGGGCTTTTAGCTCTGTGGGGGCCCTGGAGGGCCAACTCAGGAAGAAAACTGGCAAACTCTTAAATCTGAGTCCCCAGAACCTGGTGGATTGTGTGTCTGAGAATGATGGCTGTGGAGGGGGCTACATGACCAATGCCTTCCAGTATGTGCAGAAGAACCGTGGCATTGACTCAGAAGATGCCTACCCATACGTGGGACAGGTGAGACTGTCCCTCACAGTCATAGAGCTCTGCAAtggctcctccttccccagcacgGCATTTTGTACTGGAAACAGTTACAGAAATCAGATTTTGTTACCCtgtccagctttcttttctttctttctttctttctttttttttctttttagggccatacttgtgacatatgtaagttcccgggctaggggtcatataggagctacagctgccaaccagcgccacagccatggcaacactggatccaaactgcatctgtgacctttgctgcagcttgtggcaacgctggatccttagctcactgtgtgaggccagggatcgaactcatatcctcatggatactagtcaggttcttaacctgctgagccacaatgggaactcctcctgtccaGCTTTCTTGATGGGGATTATTTCCCACAGAAAGCCAAGATTCCCACAGGCTGGGGGAATTTGTGGAGCTTAGGCTACCATGGTTCTTACCTGCCTCGCTGCCCTGGAGTGAAAATGGAGGACAGGTTATCCCATAGACTCTGAGTAGGTCTCTATAACTCTCTGCTTAACTCCTCTACTCCCATCACAAAACACCAGACCCACCATGCTAATTTCATGAATAATGTGACTTTATTTTGTATCAACTCAGTGTGGGTTTGGGGAACATTTAAGCAAATTGTGTAAATTAACATGCTAACATgtataaaatgagggaaaaaacaaaattgcttCAAAGTTATTGCAATTTTAGAGCTCAATTCATTTCTTCTTAAAAGGTCCTTTAGTAATAGGAACATCTTCCTTATCTAAAAAGAAGATCTGATGGCTTTTTATATACACGGGGTTGATAATAAAATCTGAGGCCTTTGCAACAGGTGCTTTTGATGCATGGATAGCAAGTTTGAGTAATACAAGTGATGGCTACCATGCTAAGCCAGGTACTTTGTGCatgttctcatttaatcctcatgaaagCCCTGTAAGGTACCCTTaccctcattttataggtgaggacgTTGACACTCAAGGAGATAAAATAGCGTAATTGAATTCACACCACAAGTTATGTAACAGAACCAAGATCTACCTTCCAGATCTGTTTATCTCTGCAAACACTCCCAGGCAGGTCTTCTATGCCCACGTACAAGAATTTCCATACTAGAATATAATACCTTGGAACAGAATTTTCTGAGTCTTGGGGTATGCACATCTTCAAATTTACTAGATAATGTCAAATTGTTTACCAaagtatttggaaaattttatattcccacctgCACAGTATAAGAAATctcattgaggagttcctatcatggcttagcggaaacgaacctgactagtatccatgaggatgcaggttcgattcctggccttgatcagtgggttaaggattcgtcattgtgtggctgtggtctaggcggtggctacagctctgatttgacccctagcctgggaatctctgtatgccctgggtgtgttcctaaaaaggcaaaaaaaaaaaaaaaaaaagctcattgaCTCATATTTTCATCAATATGCTTAtctggccatctgcatttcttcttcagggaattgtctgtttattttatctgttttgccCACTTTTAATTAAGAGTGTGTTgttatctttctgatttttaagaatttttaggaAGTTATGTGGATACTAATGCTAAGTGGGTTGCaggcttatttttcatttcattctctttatgatGTCTTTCAATCCAGAAAAGTTCTTAATGTTggcac
It contains:
- the CTSK gene encoding cathepsin K, with the protein product MWGLKVVLLLPVMSSALYPEEILDTQWELWKKTYRKQYNSKVDEISRRLIWEKNLKHISIHNLEASLGVHTYELAMNHLGDMTSEEVVQKMTGLKVPPSYSRSNDTLYIPDWEGRTPDSIDYRKKGYVTPVKNQGQCGSCWAFSSVGALEGQLRKKTGKLLNLSPQNLVDCVSENDGCGGGYMTNAFQYVQKNRGIDSEDAYPYVGQDENCMYNPTGKAAKCRGYREIPEGNEKALKRAVARVGPVSVAIDASLTSFQFYSKGVYYDENCNSDNLNHAVLAVGYGIQKGKKHWIIKNSWGENWGNKGYILMARNKNNACGIANLASFPKM